One region of Blattabacterium cuenoti genomic DNA includes:
- a CDS encoding DUF475 domain-containing protein: protein MNIFIKSIVEIIHNPISSISIIGNLFLIESILSMDNAAMLASMITRLKKEERKKAIKYGIIGAYFFRGICLIFASILVKIWWLKFLGGIYLIFVGFNFFFTKKNDSFFKDEKNFNKKNYFWKIIFLIEIMDLTFSIDNIFASVALSNNFLLIFLGVFIGILSMRLISQFLIKLIEKYPTLENTAFIAIIFLGIKLIFSFFEKKYNLQNYYNKLFFNNLFSLFILSLFIFPIFYSWLSLKKNKN, encoded by the coding sequence ATGAATATTTTTATCAAATCTATTGTAGAAATAATTCATAATCCTATTTCATCTATTTCTATCATAGGAAATCTATTTTTAATAGAAAGTATTTTATCTATGGATAATGCAGCTATGTTAGCTTCTATGATTACAAGATTAAAAAAAGAAGAAAGAAAAAAAGCTATAAAATATGGTATTATTGGAGCTTATTTTTTTAGAGGAATATGTTTAATTTTTGCTTCTATATTAGTTAAAATATGGTGGTTAAAATTTTTAGGAGGAATATATTTAATATTTGTTGGATTTAATTTTTTTTTTACAAAAAAAAATGATTCTTTTTTTAAAGATGAAAAAAATTTTAACAAAAAAAATTATTTTTGGAAAATTATTTTTTTAATAGAAATAATGGATTTAACATTTTCTATTGATAATATTTTTGCTTCTGTTGCTTTATCAAATAATTTTTTATTAATATTTTTAGGTGTTTTTATAGGTATTCTTTCAATGAGATTAATTTCTCAATTTCTTATCAAATTAATAGAAAAATATCCAACATTAGAAAATACGGCTTTTATTGCAATAATTTTTCTTGGAATTAAATTAATTTTTTCTTTTTTTGAAAAAAAATATAATTTACAAAATTATTATAATAAATTATTTTTTAATAATTTATTTTCCTTATTTATTTTATCATTATTTATATTTCCTATTTTTTATTCATGGTTATCTTTAAAAAAAAATAAAAATTAA
- the secD gene encoding protein translocase subunit SecD, with translation MRIRNFFTIFITSILTIICLYYIFSSIYTNENNIKNNNLNLGLDLKGGISLILDISEKDLLINLSEKSKNFLFLKALENAENKKKENSNIDYLSYFTNFFYKEKKNKKLNINLSSPEIFGNISNIEEIDSNITSDIDVEKFLRKKIESSIYTVQNILRSRIDQFGITQPNIQRIKNSNKILIELSGIKNIQRIKNILEKKAELHFFETYSIQDIFPFFTKINKYFTLNQKKSFIKLLNITKIKSSNIVGLVHKKDINVVSKFLNSIYVINSLPYSLYNIKFIWGYKSVSKNNLFQLFAIKTNEDEEFIHSLKGNIVVKAYKSFGTFNETYINIKMNQEGSKKWKIFTEKNIGKNIAIVLDNFVYACPIVNSVIPNGMSQISGHFSVQESNDLINILNTGELPTSVKIIQTEIVGPSLGKESIKKGILSFLIALLFVFIWMYIYYSIPGIYANIILIFNLIFIFGILISINAVLTFSGIAGIILTLAMSMDSNILIYEKIKENIINKIPLSISINNSYTFEGALSSIIDGQITTLLCGIILFYFGGTGPIKSFSITLIIGIIISLFTSICLGKLFLEWHLKKYNNIFFKKISIFNKKQDIQYNFLSKKRISYIFSSFILFISIFSIFNEGLNLGLDFVGGRSYIIRFDRKMIPEKVSEILSKTFIENGKKIYPSVKMFGNKNQLKITTKYKIWREDNDIEEEIMNKIFKSLKNFLPMSFMNFKSVEKNKHLGILSIEKIGPTIAKDMLNKAIISIIISLVVMFIYIFIRFKKWQFGLGAIIALIHDLIIIFGIFSFFQKKFPILEIDHAFIAALLTIIGYSINDTVIVYDKIRKISKKTLIMEKDIINEGIFSSLNRTINTSFVTLLVVSIIFIFGGIAIRSFMFALFIGIIVGTYSSIFLAPSIMYDFCKKNKK, from the coding sequence ATGCGTATAAGAAACTTTTTTACTATTTTTATAACTTCGATATTGACTATAATTTGTTTATATTATATTTTTTCTAGTATTTATACTAATGAAAATAATATAAAAAATAATAACCTAAATTTAGGTTTAGATTTAAAAGGAGGTATTAGTCTAATTTTAGATATATCTGAAAAAGATTTATTAATAAATCTTTCTGAAAAATCTAAAAATTTTCTTTTTTTAAAAGCATTAGAAAATGCAGAAAATAAAAAAAAAGAAAATTCTAATATAGATTATTTATCGTATTTTACTAATTTTTTTTATAAAGAAAAAAAAAATAAAAAATTAAATATTAATTTATCATCCCCAGAAATATTTGGAAATATTTCTAATATAGAAGAAATTGATTCTAATATTACATCAGATATAGATGTAGAAAAATTTTTAAGAAAAAAAATAGAATCTTCTATTTATACTGTTCAAAATATTTTAAGATCTAGAATAGATCAATTTGGAATAACACAACCAAATATACAACGTATAAAAAATTCTAATAAAATTTTAATAGAATTATCTGGAATAAAAAATATACAAAGAATAAAAAATATTTTAGAAAAAAAAGCAGAACTTCATTTTTTTGAAACTTACAGTATACAAGATATTTTTCCATTTTTTACTAAAATTAATAAATATTTTACATTAAATCAAAAAAAATCATTTATAAAATTATTAAATATTACTAAAATTAAATCTTCTAATATAGTAGGATTAGTGCATAAAAAAGATATAAATGTTGTTTCAAAATTTTTAAATTCAATATATGTAATAAATTCTTTACCATATAGTTTATATAATATAAAATTTATATGGGGATATAAAAGTGTTTCAAAAAATAATTTATTTCAATTATTTGCTATTAAAACAAATGAAGATGAAGAATTTATTCATTCTTTAAAAGGAAATATTGTTGTTAAAGCGTATAAATCCTTTGGAACATTTAATGAAACATATATTAATATAAAAATGAATCAAGAAGGATCTAAAAAATGGAAAATATTTACTGAAAAAAATATAGGTAAAAATATAGCAATAGTACTTGACAATTTTGTTTATGCTTGTCCTATTGTTAATTCTGTAATACCTAATGGTATGTCTCAAATATCAGGTCATTTTTCCGTACAAGAATCTAATGATTTAATAAATATATTAAATACTGGAGAACTACCTACTTCAGTAAAAATTATTCAAACAGAAATAGTAGGTCCTTCTTTAGGAAAAGAATCTATTAAAAAAGGAATTCTATCTTTTTTAATAGCTTTATTATTTGTATTTATTTGGATGTATATATATTATTCTATTCCAGGAATATACGCTAATATAATATTAATTTTTAATTTAATATTTATTTTTGGTATTCTCATTTCTATAAATGCTGTATTAACTTTTTCTGGTATAGCAGGGATTATATTAACATTAGCAATGTCTATGGATTCAAATATACTTATTTATGAAAAAATTAAAGAAAATATAATAAATAAAATTCCTTTATCAATATCTATTAATAATAGTTATACTTTTGAAGGAGCGTTATCATCAATTATAGATGGACAAATAACTACTTTATTATGTGGAATTATTTTATTTTATTTTGGAGGTACAGGACCAATAAAAAGTTTTTCAATAACTTTAATTATTGGAATTATAATATCTTTATTTACTTCTATTTGTTTAGGAAAACTTTTTTTAGAATGGCATTTAAAAAAATATAATAATATTTTTTTTAAAAAAATTTCAATTTTTAATAAAAAACAAGATATACAATATAATTTTTTATCTAAAAAAAGAATTTCTTATATTTTTTCTTCTTTTATTTTATTTATTAGTATATTTTCTATTTTCAATGAAGGATTAAATTTAGGATTAGATTTTGTTGGAGGACGTTCTTATATAATTCGTTTTGATAGAAAAATGATTCCTGAAAAAGTTTCTGAAATTTTATCAAAAACATTTATAGAAAATGGAAAAAAAATATATCCAAGTGTCAAAATGTTTGGAAACAAAAATCAATTAAAAATAACAACTAAATATAAAATATGGAGAGAAGATAATGATATAGAAGAAGAAATTATGAATAAAATATTTAAATCTTTGAAAAACTTTTTACCTATGAGTTTTATGAATTTTAAAAGTGTGGAAAAAAATAAACATTTAGGTATTCTTTCTATAGAAAAAATAGGACCTACAATAGCTAAAGATATGTTAAATAAAGCTATTATTTCAATTATAATTTCTTTAGTAGTTATGTTTATTTATATTTTTATAAGATTTAAAAAGTGGCAATTTGGATTAGGAGCAATAATTGCATTAATACATGATTTAATTATTATATTTGGAATATTTTCTTTTTTTCAAAAAAAATTTCCTATTTTAGAAATAGATCATGCTTTTATAGCAGCTTTATTAACAATAATAGGTTATTCTATTAATGATACAGTAATTGTTTATGATAAAATAAGAAAAATTTCAAAAAAAACACTTATAATGGAAAAAGATATTATAAATGAAGGAATTTTCAGTTCTTTAAATAGGACTATAAATACTTCATTTGTTACTTTATTAGTAGTATCTATTATTTTTATATTTGGAGGAATAGCTATTAGAAGTTTTATGTTTGCTTTATTTATTGGAATAATTGTAGGAACTTATTCTTCTATATTTTTAGCACCATCTATAATGTATGATTTTTGTAAAAAAAATAAAAAATGA
- a CDS encoding diadenylate cyclase yields MNFLKISFIDILDIFLVTIILFQVYRLVYNTAALNIFYGIIATFIFWKIVEIYNMKLLSIVISAFFKGGFLALIILFQPEIRKFLLIVGSRIFLKKFIFYLFIKSRISIKTETIESIVKACAIFSGDKTGVLIVIQLNQDLKEFIQNGDEMDAKVNIPILESIFYKNSPLHDGAVVIIENKIVRTRAILPVSYDTEIPSRLGLRHRAAIGLSEKTDAICLVISEETGYISYIKDQKRTVITNINNLKMNLEKDLL; encoded by the coding sequence GTGAATTTTTTAAAAATTTCTTTCATTGATATTTTAGATATTTTTTTAGTAACTATTATTTTATTTCAAGTATATAGACTTGTTTATAATACTGCTGCTTTAAATATTTTCTATGGAATTATTGCAACTTTTATTTTCTGGAAAATAGTAGAAATTTATAATATGAAACTTCTTAGCATAGTAATAAGTGCTTTTTTTAAAGGAGGTTTTTTAGCTTTAATTATTTTATTTCAACCAGAAATTAGAAAGTTTTTGCTTATAGTAGGAAGTAGAATTTTTTTAAAAAAGTTTATTTTTTATCTTTTTATAAAATCAAGAATATCAATAAAAACTGAAACTATAGAAAGTATAGTAAAAGCTTGTGCTATTTTTTCTGGAGATAAAACTGGAGTATTAATAGTAATTCAATTGAATCAAGACTTAAAAGAATTTATTCAAAATGGAGATGAAATGGATGCTAAAGTTAATATTCCTATTTTAGAAAGTATTTTTTATAAAAATAGTCCATTACATGATGGAGCTGTAGTTATTATAGAAAATAAAATAGTTAGAACAAGAGCAATTCTTCCTGTTTCTTATGATACAGAAATTCCATCTCGTTTAGGTCTTCGTCATAGAGCCGCTATTGGTCTATCTGAAAAAACAGATGCAATATGCCTTGTTATTTCAGAAGAAACAGGTTATATATCTTATATAAAAGATCAAAAAAGAACTGTTATTACTAATATTAATAATTTAAAAATGAATTTAGAAAAAGATTTATTATAA
- the pdhA gene encoding pyruvate dehydrogenase (acetyl-transferring) E1 component subunit alpha: protein MKKITTETYIKWFKDMSFWRKFEDKCRSLYLKQKIRGFLHLYNGQEAVPAGLTHAMDMSKDKMITAYRCHILPISMGVSPKKIMAELLGKKTGTSHGLGGSMHIFSKKHRFYGGHGIVGGQIPLGAGIAFADKYFGKKAVTIAIMGDGAVRQGSMHETFNMAMIWKLPVVFVCENNKYAMGTSVERSTNMEDIYKIGISYGMPSYPVDGMDPEKIAKIAYIAIDRARKGYGATFLDIKTYRYRGHSMSDSELYRSKEEIHLYKKKDPILKLKNFILQKKWDTIENLIEIENEVKKQVELCVEFAEKSDTPSLDDMYNVVYSEPDYPFLDRKIFHNKKEKY, encoded by the coding sequence ATGAAAAAAATTACCACAGAAACCTATATAAAGTGGTTTAAAGATATGTCTTTTTGGAGAAAATTTGAAGATAAATGTCGTTCCTTATATTTAAAACAAAAAATTAGAGGATTTTTACATTTATATAATGGACAAGAAGCAGTTCCTGCTGGATTGACTCATGCTATGGATATGTCTAAAGATAAAATGATAACCGCTTATAGATGTCATATTTTACCCATTTCTATGGGAGTATCTCCAAAAAAGATAATGGCAGAACTTTTAGGAAAAAAAACAGGAACATCTCATGGATTAGGAGGATCTATGCATATTTTTAGTAAAAAACATCGTTTTTATGGAGGTCATGGAATTGTAGGAGGACAAATACCATTAGGAGCTGGAATAGCTTTTGCTGATAAATATTTTGGTAAAAAAGCTGTAACTATTGCTATTATGGGAGATGGGGCCGTTAGACAAGGATCTATGCATGAAACATTTAATATGGCTATGATATGGAAATTACCAGTGGTATTTGTATGTGAAAATAATAAATATGCTATGGGAACTTCTGTAGAAAGAAGTACTAATATGGAAGATATTTATAAAATAGGAATTTCATATGGAATGCCTTCTTATCCTGTAGATGGAATGGATCCAGAAAAAATAGCAAAAATAGCTTATATTGCTATAGATAGAGCTAGAAAAGGATATGGAGCTACTTTTTTAGATATTAAAACGTATAGATATAGAGGACATTCTATGTCTGATTCTGAATTATATAGAAGTAAAGAAGAAATACATTTATATAAAAAAAAAGATCCTATTTTAAAATTGAAAAATTTTATTTTACAAAAAAAATGGGATACTATAGAAAATTTAATAGAAATAGAAAATGAAGTAAAAAAACAAGTGGAATTATGTGTTGAATTTGCAGAAAAATCAGACACTCCATCTTTAGATGATATGTATAATGTTGTTTATAGTGAACCTGATTATCCTTTTTTAGATAGAAAAATTTTTCATAATAAAAAAGAAAAATATTAA
- a CDS encoding glutamate ligase domain-containing protein, translating to MKDIKKAVEEYVPNNYRSQILIKNNKKIIIDCYNANPTSMIKALIFFNNIKGNKMVILGDMLELGSFSKKEHKKIIFFLEKSYIHMVFLIGSIFFNIDMKTSCKIKKFITKKKFIEWIKKNPIKKIDLILIKGSRKNALENLIYFL from the coding sequence TTGAAGGATATTAAAAAAGCAGTAGAAGAATATGTACCTAATAATTATCGATCTCAAATTTTAATAAAAAATAATAAAAAAATTATTATAGATTGTTATAATGCTAATCCTACTAGTATGATAAAAGCTCTTATTTTTTTTAATAATATTAAAGGAAATAAAATGGTTATATTAGGAGATATGTTAGAATTAGGTTCTTTTTCTAAAAAAGAACATAAAAAAATAATTTTTTTTTTAGAAAAAAGTTATATTCATATGGTTTTTTTAATTGGATCTATTTTTTTTAATATAGATATGAAAACATCTTGTAAAATAAAAAAATTTATAACTAAAAAAAAATTTATTGAATGGATTAAAAAAAATCCAATTAAAAAAATTGATTTAATTCTTATTAAAGGATCTAGAAAAAATGCATTAGAAAATTTGATTTACTTTTTGTAG
- a CDS encoding Sec-independent protein translocase subunit TatA/TatB, whose protein sequence is MKNILFISIEESFFIIFIAILIFGPKKIPDIARGLGEGIRYFKKAKEKIKNEIMKNDKIDIEKSDKNKKNVPPYSVKRND, encoded by the coding sequence ATGAAAAATATTTTATTTATTAGTATTGAAGAAAGTTTTTTTATTATTTTTATAGCTATACTTATTTTTGGTCCAAAAAAAATACCAGATATAGCTCGTGGATTAGGAGAAGGTATACGTTATTTTAAAAAAGCTAAAGAAAAAATAAAAAATGAAATTATGAAAAATGATAAAATAGATATTGAAAAATCTGATAAAAATAAAAAAAATGTTCCTCCTTATTCTGTAAAACGTAATGATTAA
- a CDS encoding Mur ligase family protein — MNIKYIYKLYSISSGIEINSKKVKQNSIFIALKGKNFNGNQFAAEAIANGAMLVILDDKKYVFSTKKIFFVENSLFFLQKLAMYHRYKLHHIPIIAITGSNGKTTTKELLKKILSKKYKKVHFTNENFNNHIGIPLTILSMSKNTSISIIEIGANHENEIEKMCYIINPDYGYITNFGKAHLEGFHNIKGVIRSKLELYNFLKKKKKLYL, encoded by the coding sequence ATGAATATAAAATATATTTATAAATTATATTCTATTTCTTCTGGAATAGAAATAAATAGTAAAAAAGTAAAACAAAATTCTATATTTATAGCTTTAAAAGGAAAAAATTTTAACGGAAATCAATTTGCTGCTGAAGCAATTGCAAATGGTGCTATGTTAGTTATTTTAGATGATAAAAAATATGTTTTTTCTACAAAAAAAATTTTTTTTGTAGAAAATAGTTTATTTTTTTTACAAAAATTAGCAATGTATCATAGATATAAATTACATCATATTCCTATTATTGCTATTACAGGAAGTAATGGAAAAACAACAACTAAAGAACTTTTAAAAAAAATACTATCTAAAAAATATAAAAAAGTTCATTTTACTAATGAAAATTTTAATAATCATATAGGAATTCCATTAACTATTCTTTCTATGTCCAAAAATACTTCTATTTCTATTATAGAAATTGGAGCAAATCATGAAAATGAAATTGAAAAAATGTGTTATATTATTAATCCAGATTATGGATATATAACTAATTTTGGAAAAGCTCATTTAGAAGGATTTCATAATATAAAAGGAGTTATACGTAGTAAATTAGAACTATATAATTTTTTAAAAAAAAAAAAAAAACTGTATTTATAA
- a CDS encoding ABC transporter ATP-binding protein: MNALEKILDYSKPYKSYYIINIICNFLHSFFSIISIISISPVLSILLENTEEKSKKKFLNYSFNGFFDFIIKYFHFFIKKLSYKYGKINALAIFCIFIIIIFLIRNIFKYLSEYFLIGIKTSIIQNIRNDFHKKVLSLPIIFFSNKKNGDLMSRLSNDVNEIELFIINSLASLMNSSIMVFFHLVTLFFMSNQLTLFAFLLIPIMSIFLSIIGISLKKDAKGAQNQLGILFSFIEETLNYSKIINIFNAENQMQKRFENVSKFQKILSSRVNRKKELVSPISELLGSIIMILIIWYGGKLFLEKNKMTKEILFPFVGLFFQIINPIKILVNSMSNIQKGKAAAERIVEILLDTKYVSNKKIKSKSIFHFKDEILFRNVSFTYNKLFLIKNLNFSIKKGKTIVLIGRSGSGKSTIVNLLANFYNVTSGKITIDGNNLKYLKIKDYRKLLGIVTQEPILFNNSIFNNITLGIEKKISIKSVIKAAKIANAHDFIEKLPKGYDTIIGHNGNKLSLGQKQRISIARVILKNPPILILDEATSSLDTESETLVQKELNKIMKNKTSLVISHRLSSNIIQNADHIIVLEKGKIIEQGNHKNLILKKGIYNNLIEL; the protein is encoded by the coding sequence ATGAATGCACTTGAAAAAATTTTAGATTATTCAAAACCCTACAAATCTTATTACATCATTAATATAATATGTAATTTTTTACATTCTTTTTTTTCTATTATCTCTATAATATCTATTTCTCCTGTATTAAGTATTTTACTTGAAAATACTGAAGAAAAAAGTAAAAAAAAATTTTTAAATTATTCTTTTAATGGATTTTTTGATTTTATTATAAAATATTTTCATTTTTTTATAAAAAAATTATCATATAAATATGGTAAAATAAATGCTTTAGCTATTTTTTGTATTTTTATTATTATTATTTTTTTAATTAGAAATATTTTTAAATACTTATCAGAATATTTTTTAATAGGAATTAAAACTTCTATTATTCAAAATATTAGAAATGATTTTCATAAAAAAGTATTGTCTTTACCTATAATTTTTTTTTCAAATAAAAAAAATGGAGATTTAATGTCTAGATTATCTAATGATGTAAACGAAATAGAATTATTTATTATTAATTCTTTAGCTAGTTTAATGAATTCATCTATTATGGTATTTTTTCATCTAGTTACTTTATTTTTTATGAGTAATCAATTAACATTATTTGCTTTTTTATTAATTCCTATAATGAGTATTTTTTTATCTATTATAGGTATAAGTTTAAAAAAAGATGCAAAAGGAGCTCAAAATCAATTAGGAATATTATTTTCTTTTATAGAAGAAACTTTAAATTATAGTAAAATTATAAATATTTTTAATGCTGAAAATCAAATGCAAAAACGTTTTGAAAATGTTTCAAAATTTCAAAAAATACTTTCTTCTCGCGTTAATAGAAAAAAAGAATTAGTATCTCCTATTAGCGAATTATTAGGTTCTATTATTATGATTTTAATTATTTGGTATGGAGGAAAACTTTTTTTAGAAAAAAATAAAATGACTAAAGAAATTCTTTTTCCTTTTGTTGGATTATTTTTTCAAATAATTAATCCAATAAAAATATTAGTTAATTCTATGTCTAATATACAAAAAGGAAAAGCAGCTGCAGAACGTATTGTAGAAATATTATTAGATACTAAATATGTTTCAAATAAAAAAATAAAATCAAAATCTATTTTTCATTTTAAAGATGAAATTTTATTTCGTAATGTATCATTTACTTATAATAAATTATTTTTAATTAAAAATTTAAATTTTTCTATAAAAAAAGGAAAAACTATAGTTTTGATAGGAAGATCTGGAAGTGGTAAATCAACTATTGTTAATTTATTAGCTAATTTTTATAATGTTACATCTGGAAAAATAACAATTGATGGAAATAATCTTAAATATTTAAAAATTAAAGATTACAGAAAATTATTGGGTATAGTAACCCAAGAACCAATTCTTTTTAATAATTCTATTTTTAATAACATAACATTAGGAATAGAAAAAAAAATATCTATTAAATCTGTAATAAAAGCAGCTAAAATTGCAAATGCACATGATTTTATAGAAAAATTACCAAAAGGATATGATACTATTATTGGACATAATGGAAATAAATTATCTTTAGGACAAAAACAAAGAATAAGTATAGCTAGAGTTATATTAAAAAATCCTCCTATTTTAATTTTAGATGAAGCTACATCTTCTTTAGATACAGAATCAGAAACATTAGTTCAAAAAGAATTAAATAAAATAATGAAAAATAAAACATCTTTAGTTATATCACATAGATTATCTTCCAATATTATACAAAATGCAGATCATATTATTGTATTAGAAAAAGGAAAAATTATAGAACAAGGTAATCATAAAAATTTAATTTTAAAAAAAGGAATTTATAATAATTTAATAGAGTTATAA
- a CDS encoding dihydrolipoamide acetyltransferase family protein, whose protein sequence is MAEIITMPQLSDTMEEGTVIKWNKKIGDKISEGDILAEIETDKATQDFEIDVSGILLFIGVKEGEKTKVNDILAIIGEEGEDISHLILESTSKKVKENIKNLDEKLLISPLAKKMAKKENISINEIKGSGEYGRIIKRDIEFYKTKTLNKDLENKSIAHSSMRKKIAKHLTFSKITAPHYYLFSEIQVDELIKLRKKLNNKLSIEEKISFNDFIIKAVSKTIKNNMDINVSWEEDKIIIYPNINIGIAVAIKDGLIVPVIKNADQKSLLQISKEIKDKVNRSKSKKIQPEEIDNSTFTVSNLGMYGIESFTSIINIPNSSILSVGKIMERPIVKNSKIEIGNIMKITLSCDHRIIDGAIASNYIYSLKNFLEDPITILF, encoded by the coding sequence ATGGCAGAAATAATAACTATGCCCCAATTAAGTGATACTATGGAAGAGGGGACTGTAATAAAATGGAATAAAAAAATAGGAGATAAAATTTCAGAAGGAGATATTTTAGCTGAAATAGAAACAGATAAAGCTACCCAAGATTTTGAAATAGATGTTAGTGGAATTTTACTTTTTATTGGAGTTAAAGAAGGAGAAAAAACTAAAGTAAATGATATTTTAGCAATTATAGGTGAAGAAGGAGAAGATATTAGTCATCTCATTTTAGAATCAACATCAAAAAAAGTAAAAGAAAATATTAAAAATTTAGATGAAAAATTATTAATTTCTCCATTAGCTAAAAAAATGGCTAAAAAAGAAAATATATCTATAAATGAAATAAAAGGAAGTGGAGAATATGGTAGAATTATTAAAAGAGATATTGAATTTTATAAAACAAAAACATTAAATAAAGATTTAGAAAATAAAAGCATTGCTCATTCCTCTATGAGAAAAAAAATAGCAAAACATTTAACTTTTTCTAAAATAACAGCTCCTCATTATTATTTATTTAGTGAAATTCAAGTAGATGAATTAATTAAATTAAGAAAAAAATTAAATAATAAACTTTCTATAGAAGAAAAAATATCCTTTAATGATTTTATTATTAAAGCAGTTTCTAAAACTATAAAAAATAATATGGATATAAACGTTTCTTGGGAAGAAGATAAAATTATTATTTATCCTAATATTAATATTGGAATAGCTGTAGCTATTAAAGATGGATTAATAGTGCCAGTTATTAAAAACGCTGATCAAAAATCTTTATTACAAATTTCTAAAGAAATTAAAGATAAAGTTAATCGTTCTAAATCAAAAAAAATACAACCAGAAGAGATAGATAATAGTACTTTTACAGTATCAAATTTAGGAATGTATGGTATAGAATCTTTTACTTCTATTATTAATATTCCTAATTCATCTATTTTATCTGTAGGAAAAATTATGGAACGTCCAATTGTTAAAAATTCTAAAATAGAAATAGGGAATATAATGAAGATAACATTATCTTGTGATCATAGAATTATAGATGGAGCTATAGCTAGTAATTATATTTATTCTCTTAAAAATTTTTTAGAAGATCCTATTACTATATTATTTTAA
- the folP gene encoding dihydropteroate synthase: MIINFSGSLLDFKEPKIMGIVNLTPDSFYDGGKLNSEYKILRHVETLLKEGSDFIDIGGCSTRPGSKFVTKEEEIRRVIKPIRIIIKTFPNIKLSIDTFRSEVANIAIKEGVVMINDISGGELDKNMFSLLGKLKIPYILNHMKGTPKNMQNNPYYHNIIVEINNFFSKKIYYLKKYGIQDIILDPGFGFGKTLKQNFQLLKHLSLLGFKDHLILIGISRKSMIKNILKISYKESLNATSIIHTIALLNGSKLLRVHDVKEAMECIKLVQYYKKIL; the protein is encoded by the coding sequence ATGATAATTAATTTTTCAGGATCTTTATTAGATTTTAAAGAACCAAAAATAATGGGAATAGTTAATTTAACTCCTGATTCTTTTTATGATGGTGGAAAATTAAATTCTGAATATAAAATATTGCGACATGTAGAAACTTTGTTGAAGGAAGGATCTGATTTTATAGATATTGGAGGATGTTCTACTAGACCTGGATCAAAATTTGTAACAAAAGAAGAAGAAATAAGAAGAGTAATAAAACCTATTCGTATTATTATAAAAACTTTTCCAAATATTAAACTATCTATAGATACTTTTCGTAGTGAAGTCGCAAACATAGCTATAAAAGAAGGAGTAGTAATGATAAATGATATATCAGGAGGAGAATTAGATAAAAATATGTTTTCTTTATTAGGAAAACTTAAAATTCCTTATATATTAAATCATATGAAAGGAACTCCAAAAAATATGCAAAATAATCCATATTATCACAATATTATTGTGGAAATAAATAATTTTTTTTCAAAAAAAATCTATTATTTAAAAAAATATGGAATACAAGATATTATTTTAGATCCTGGATTTGGTTTTGGTAAAACATTAAAACAAAATTTTCAATTACTAAAACATTTATCTTTATTAGGATTTAAAGATCATTTAATTTTAATAGGTATTTCTAGAAAATCTATGATAAAAAATATTTTAAAAATTTCTTACAAAGAATCATTAAATGCTACTTCTATTATTCATACTATAGCTCTTTTAAATGGATCAAAATTATTACGTGTACATGATGTAAAAGAAGCTATGGAATGTATAAAATTAGTACAATATTATAAAAAAATTTTATAA